From the Caballeronia sp. LZ062 genome, one window contains:
- a CDS encoding alpha/beta hydrolase — translation MNARTDPAVLAAVRTLPEPSFATVASGISVPYVECGEGEPLLFIHGSLCDFRWWTAQLAPLGEHFRCIAPSLSHYWPAVDAYVQGEFGWDAHVAEMAEFIAALDLAPVHLVGHSRGGCIAFHLAREYPRLVKTLTLADPGGPLQTSPPAAPAAPATLPPATNALRTRVAELIEAGEFDAGLEMFVDSVSMPGFWRKSTESFRRMALDNALTLPKQFRDPLPAYTREAARDIKCRTLLIDGQKSPRMFRNNVEKLEEWIEFAQRETIAGASHGMNVASPGAFNRAVRAFAAAW, via the coding sequence ATGAACGCGCGTACCGATCCCGCCGTGCTGGCCGCAGTGCGAACCTTGCCCGAACCGTCTTTTGCGACGGTGGCCTCGGGGATTTCGGTGCCTTACGTCGAGTGCGGCGAAGGCGAGCCGTTGCTGTTCATTCACGGTTCGCTGTGCGACTTTCGCTGGTGGACCGCGCAACTCGCGCCGCTCGGCGAGCATTTCCGCTGCATCGCGCCGAGCCTCAGCCACTACTGGCCCGCCGTCGACGCCTACGTGCAGGGCGAGTTCGGCTGGGACGCGCACGTTGCGGAGATGGCGGAGTTCATCGCCGCTTTGGATCTCGCGCCGGTGCATCTCGTCGGGCATTCGCGCGGCGGCTGCATCGCGTTTCATCTGGCGCGTGAGTATCCGCGGCTCGTCAAGACGCTGACGCTCGCGGACCCGGGCGGCCCGCTGCAAACGTCGCCGCCCGCCGCGCCCGCAGCGCCCGCCACGCTGCCGCCCGCGACCAACGCGTTGCGCACGCGCGTCGCGGAGCTGATCGAGGCAGGCGAGTTCGACGCGGGCCTCGAAATGTTCGTCGATTCGGTCAGCATGCCGGGCTTCTGGCGCAAGAGCACGGAGAGCTTCCGGCGCATGGCGCTCGATAACGCCCTCACGCTGCCCAAGCAGTTTCGCGATCCGCTGCCCGCATACACGCGCGAGGCGGCGCGCGACATCAAGTGCCGCACGCTCCTCATCGACGGGCAGAAAAGTCCGCGCATGTTCCGCAATAACGTCGAAAAGCTCGAAGAATGGATCGAGTTCGCGCAACGGGAGACGATCGCGGGGGCGTCGCACGGGATGAATGTCGCGAGTCCCGGCGCCTTCAATCGCGCGGTGCGCGCGTTTGCGGCGGCGTGGTGA